The nucleotide sequence TGGGTATTACTAGCCCACCATTGGCAAAGATGCAGCTGAGGTCATGAGAACGTGTCAATCATGTCAACAGCACGTGCCTATCAGCAGAGTACCGCGACATCCTATGATACCAATAACGGCAGCTTAGCCATTCTGCAAGTGGGCCATCGACATTATAGACCCTATTACCGCGCGCTCAGGTACgcgtggaataatttatatgaataATACTTTGCTAATTACGCGCTTTCATAGTATTAACGCAATCATTATTTACTCAGGGGAATTAAAttcttggtggtagcaattgaTTACTTCAGTAAATGGGTGGAGGCGAAGGCATTAGTAACAATTACTAGCAGGCGCAGTCGCAACTTCTTTTGGGAAGTTATTGTGTGCAGGTTTGGTATTTCCAATGAAATCGTCAGCGATAACGAAATCCAGTTCGAAGGAGAACCATTCCAGTCCTGGTGCCAAGACCTGAATATTAAGTAATCTTTCATATCGGTAGCACACCCCCAAGCGAACGGGCAATGTGAAGTAACCAACCAGGATATTGTAAAGGAGATAAAGGAATGCTTGGGCTTATATGGAAACGAATGGGTCGATGAACTCCCAGTGTATTGTGGGTGCATCGAACTACGCATAAGAATAGCACAGGTGAAACTCCTTTCAGCTTAGTTTACGGGACTGAAGCTATTATCCCTGTAGAAATATTGGTACCCACGAAGAGAGTTCAAAGCTTTGATGAGTCAAGC is from Rutidosis leptorrhynchoides isolate AG116_Rl617_1_P2 chromosome 10, CSIRO_AGI_Rlap_v1, whole genome shotgun sequence and encodes:
- the LOC139870171 gene encoding uncharacterized protein, with product MSTARAYQQSTATSYDTNNGSLAILQVGHRHYRPYYRALRGIKFLVVAIDYFSKWVEAKALVTITSRRSRNFFWEVIVCSLVYGTEAIIPVEILVPTKRVQSFDESSNHEGLRANLDMLEECREIAAIREAMNKQKISKYYDKHVKPLSFKVAEYVWHNNEASQAEDTGKLGPNWEGPYEIICTSAIGSYILAEVTGRRVPRTWHATNLKRCYI